One window from the genome of Streptomyces cadmiisoli encodes:
- a CDS encoding FadR/GntR family transcriptional regulator: MVVEPEHATVNGRKRPQPPPRSHHEVAEELRARIRTGVLRPGQRMPTQAQLADEFGVERAAVRQALRILHTEQLLTNVSKGSPATVAPDPYRALTGPGAPPQPTTVALAPRIAAAFAAPHVEIDALCLTSISLTLSIGEPLRRIHAGQLKPAKVDVRVLLPSRDIDLAFPAPVDPADADRLHPRWLAMRNAQGQVLQHNLLALRATHGIDVRVSFRALPFTPPVKLYLLNGTEALFAYYTLRRREEEIDQEQLELYDAEGTQSMLFAFEQGAGLRDTTFVEQSHLWFNALWETISSELVLTR, encoded by the coding sequence TTGGTCGTGGAGCCGGAACACGCCACCGTCAATGGTCGGAAGAGGCCACAACCGCCACCGCGGTCACACCACGAGGTGGCGGAAGAGCTGCGTGCCCGGATCAGGACCGGAGTGCTGCGGCCGGGACAGCGCATGCCCACCCAGGCCCAGTTGGCCGACGAGTTCGGCGTGGAGCGCGCCGCGGTGCGGCAGGCGCTGCGCATCCTGCACACGGAGCAGCTGCTCACCAACGTGTCGAAAGGGAGCCCCGCGACGGTGGCACCCGACCCCTACCGGGCGCTCACCGGGCCGGGCGCTCCGCCGCAGCCCACCACCGTCGCCCTCGCGCCCCGCATCGCCGCGGCGTTCGCCGCCCCGCACGTCGAGATAGACGCGCTGTGCCTGACGTCGATCTCCCTGACGCTCTCCATCGGGGAACCGCTGCGCCGGATCCACGCGGGACAGCTGAAACCGGCCAAGGTCGACGTACGGGTCCTGCTGCCCTCGCGCGACATCGACCTGGCCTTCCCGGCGCCGGTGGACCCGGCGGACGCCGACCGGCTGCATCCGCGCTGGCTCGCGATGCGCAACGCCCAGGGCCAGGTGCTCCAGCACAACCTGCTGGCACTGCGGGCGACGCACGGCATCGACGTGCGCGTGTCCTTCCGCGCGCTGCCGTTCACACCGCCGGTGAAGCTGTACCTGCTCAACGGCACGGAGGCGCTGTTCGCGTACTACACGCTGCGGCGGCGCGAGGAGGAGATCGACCAGGAGCAGCTGGAGCTCTACGACGCGGAGGGCACCCAGTCGATGCTGTTCGCCTTCGAACAGGGGGCGGGCCTGCGCGACACCACCTTCGTCGAGCAGTCCCACCTGTGGTTCAACGCGTTGTGGGAGACGATCAGCTCGGAGCTGGTGCTCACACGCTGA
- a CDS encoding winged helix-turn-helix domain-containing protein: MVVTQENVAVNGMRRLGPQEIADTLRERIRAGDLKAGDRLPTQAELAEEFGVERGTVRQALRALQEDGLLSNVSKGSPPRIAAPAPARSEPQPTMVGLAPRLTGAFAARNVRIDAACLTAETLMLALGDPVRAIHEGRIRPESIDVRILLPSRDINLAFPISVEGGGDDDPVHQRWLAQRNAQGHVLQHNLRALRASHGIDVRVTFRALPFTPPVKLYLLNGTEALIAYYMVTRRAEDDGTGPLDMYDVLGTESLLFSFEHLSGRRDAAFVEQSQKWFDALWETITTDLTLS; encoded by the coding sequence TTGGTTGTGACCCAGGAGAACGTGGCAGTGAACGGCATGAGAAGGCTCGGGCCCCAGGAGATCGCCGACACCCTGCGGGAACGCATCCGCGCGGGCGACCTGAAGGCGGGCGACCGCCTGCCGACCCAGGCGGAACTCGCCGAGGAGTTCGGCGTGGAGCGCGGCACCGTGCGCCAGGCCCTGCGCGCCCTCCAGGAGGACGGCCTTCTCAGCAACGTCAGCAAGGGCAGCCCGCCGCGCATCGCGGCACCCGCCCCGGCACGGAGTGAGCCCCAGCCGACCATGGTGGGTCTGGCGCCGCGCCTGACGGGCGCCTTCGCCGCCCGCAACGTACGCATCGACGCGGCCTGCCTCACGGCCGAGACCCTGATGCTGGCCCTCGGCGACCCGGTCCGCGCGATCCACGAGGGGCGTATCCGCCCCGAGTCCATCGACGTACGCATCCTGCTGCCCTCCCGGGACATCAACCTGGCCTTCCCCATCTCGGTCGAGGGCGGCGGCGACGACGATCCGGTCCACCAGCGCTGGCTCGCCCAGCGCAACGCCCAGGGCCACGTCCTCCAGCACAACCTCCGTGCCCTGCGCGCCTCGCACGGCATCGACGTACGCGTCACCTTCCGCGCGCTGCCGTTCACACCGCCGGTGAAGCTGTACCTCCTCAACGGCACGGAGGCGCTGATCGCGTACTACATGGTCACGCGCCGCGCCGAGGACGACGGGACCGGACCCCTGGACATGTACGACGTCCTGGGCACCGAATCCCTCCTCTTCTCCTTCGAGCACCTGTCGGGCCGCCGCGACGCGGCGTTCGTCGAGCAATCCCAGAAGTGGTTCGACGCCCTCTGGGAAACCATCACGACGGACCTGACACTCTCCTAG
- a CDS encoding HAD family hydrolase has protein sequence MTSQTGKETDGLRGLITRARVVLWDFDGPICRLFAGYSAEGVANDLVEWLGGRGLHELLKESERETVDPQVVLRAVDCRHPGSDLVAELEERLTQEELKAAASAMPTAYADILIRTWTAVGARLAITTNNSPRMVRSYLSGRGLLDCFAPHVYGRTQDLHRLKPDPHCLNQALRAIGAAPQAALMIGDAPSDLIAAREAGVPFLGYARNEEKERPLRKAGAEHVVSSLLPVLEVVRTRT, from the coding sequence GTGACATCTCAGACCGGGAAAGAGACCGATGGACTGCGAGGGCTCATCACGCGCGCGCGTGTGGTGCTCTGGGACTTCGACGGCCCGATCTGCCGCCTGTTCGCCGGCTACTCGGCGGAGGGGGTGGCGAACGATCTGGTGGAGTGGCTCGGGGGGCGGGGGCTGCACGAGCTTCTGAAGGAGAGCGAACGGGAGACGGTCGACCCGCAGGTCGTGCTGCGCGCCGTGGACTGCCGGCACCCCGGCAGCGACCTGGTGGCGGAGCTGGAGGAACGTCTGACCCAGGAGGAGCTGAAGGCCGCGGCCTCGGCGATGCCCACCGCCTACGCGGACATCCTGATCCGCACCTGGACGGCCGTGGGTGCCCGCCTGGCCATCACGACGAACAACTCCCCTCGGATGGTCCGCTCGTACCTGTCGGGCCGAGGCCTGCTCGACTGCTTCGCACCCCACGTCTACGGCCGCACCCAGGACCTGCACCGCCTCAAGCCGGATCCGCACTGCCTCAACCAGGCCCTGCGCGCCATCGGGGCCGCGCCACAGGCGGCACTGATGATCGGCGACGCTCCGTCGGATCTGATCGCCGCCCGCGAGGCAGGTGTTCCGTTCCTCGGCTACGCACGCAACGAGGAGAAGGAACGGCCGCTGCGGAAGGCCGGAGCCGAGCATGTGGTCTCGTCGCTCCTGCCGGTACTCGAGGTGGTCCGGACGCGGACCTGA
- a CDS encoding winged helix-turn-helix domain-containing protein has product MEERQSGTAESGGREFQRVSDELRNRMADGAYHVRSFLPSPRDLADEFGVSRDTVQRALRELADEGWIESRQGQGSRVVKARHIRSSTAKATRSRRGVTLGPLISEAFEQSEVSLDVYTLTSESLDAHIRLQVERIRGGFIAPQRIALRMLLPSTTLPLPYPRVKDDAADARLRTRLATITEHHTESLRGALEDLATERLVPAVDLRIRHAPLTPAFKLYLVNGAEALHGPYEVIDRQLVLSEGETVTALDVLGLGATLTHHVRDADPNSPGSVFVGSMQSWFDSVWTLLAV; this is encoded by the coding sequence GTGGAGGAACGGCAGTCCGGTACGGCCGAGAGCGGTGGCAGGGAGTTCCAGCGGGTCTCCGACGAGTTGCGGAACCGGATGGCGGACGGTGCCTACCACGTGCGCTCGTTCCTGCCGTCGCCGCGCGACCTCGCTGACGAGTTCGGGGTTTCCCGGGACACGGTCCAGCGGGCCCTGCGCGAACTGGCCGACGAGGGCTGGATCGAGTCCCGGCAGGGCCAGGGGTCGCGTGTGGTCAAGGCCCGGCACATCCGGTCCTCGACGGCGAAGGCGACCCGCTCACGGCGCGGCGTGACCCTGGGGCCGCTCATCAGCGAGGCCTTCGAGCAGTCGGAGGTCTCCCTGGACGTCTACACGCTGACGTCCGAGTCCCTGGACGCCCACATCCGGCTCCAGGTGGAGCGGATCCGCGGCGGGTTCATCGCACCCCAGCGCATCGCGCTGCGCATGCTCCTGCCCTCCACGACGCTGCCCCTGCCCTATCCGCGGGTCAAGGACGACGCTGCCGACGCCCGGCTGCGCACCCGCCTGGCCACCATCACCGAGCACCACACCGAGTCGCTGCGCGGGGCGCTGGAGGACCTGGCCACGGAGCGCCTGGTACCCGCCGTCGACCTCAGGATCCGGCACGCCCCACTGACCCCGGCCTTCAAGCTCTACCTCGTCAACGGTGCGGAGGCACTGCACGGTCCCTACGAGGTGATCGACCGTCAGCTGGTCCTGAGTGAGGGCGAGACCGTCACCGCCTTGGACGTGCTGGGCCTTGGTGCCACGCTGACGCACCATGTCCGGGACGCGGACCCGAACTCACCGGGATCGGTCTTCGTGGGCAGTATGCAGTCGTGGTTCGACTCGGTCTGGACGCTTCTCGCCGTGTAG
- a CDS encoding HAD family hydrolase, with product MRGVLDEQEVLQGLLADARAVLLDFDGPVTRLFGGAPTAHIAERIKGVVRREWGPLDPDVEECEDSHRILLRIRDMYDRPASAPRSPAPLKHADRIVTDYEYEAVVRAEPVPHFDRLVEALLGLRLALVIVSNNADGPVWEFLKRQGLQSKFEAVLGRDSSELRHMKPHPYAVRRAVEHLAIGAGECLLVGDQLTDLAAARAAGTRFLGHTWREHRAIRMREDGADWVVSSHLPVIDAAEALRKAT from the coding sequence ATGCGCGGCGTACTCGACGAACAAGAAGTCCTCCAAGGACTCCTGGCTGACGCGCGCGCAGTTCTCCTCGACTTCGACGGCCCGGTCACCAGGCTGTTCGGTGGTGCGCCGACCGCGCACATCGCCGAACGGATCAAGGGGGTCGTGCGCCGGGAGTGGGGACCGCTGGACCCCGATGTCGAGGAGTGCGAGGACTCGCACCGCATCTTGCTGCGCATCAGGGACATGTACGACCGGCCCGCATCGGCTCCCCGCAGTCCCGCGCCGCTGAAGCACGCGGACCGCATCGTGACCGACTACGAGTACGAAGCGGTCGTCCGGGCCGAGCCCGTACCGCACTTCGATCGGCTCGTCGAGGCACTGCTCGGTCTGCGACTCGCCCTGGTGATCGTCAGCAACAATGCCGACGGCCCGGTCTGGGAGTTCCTCAAACGCCAGGGGCTCCAGTCGAAGTTCGAGGCCGTCCTGGGACGCGACTCGAGCGAGCTGCGGCACATGAAACCCCATCCGTACGCCGTGCGCCGGGCCGTCGAGCACCTGGCGATCGGGGCCGGGGAGTGCCTCCTCGTCGGGGACCAGCTCACGGATCTCGCGGCCGCCCGCGCGGCGGGCACCCGGTTCCTCGGGCACACCTGGCGAGAACACCGCGCGATCCGGATGCGGGAGGACGGCGCCGACTGGGTCGTCTCCTCCCACCTTCCCGTCATCGACGCCGCCGAGGCGCTACGGAAGGCAACCTGA
- a CDS encoding aminoglycoside phosphotransferase family protein, with translation MSVESASVTRRRAVEAGGDAGAVWGPLRGYHHETYVFPLAEREEQGPPAQWKCREPRPGLLWFDRRCFASEEELLTALSGRITGIPDVREFGGLRLQRFIEGETLGLYWKPGQRLPGHQTRQILELFRQTVAVTPETLLIKRRCKSDDRPENRDTDGFLERLVSFAEESVYRKNAREFEELFGELGIDGDAFKKLRKHVSGLRERPFCLLHADLHRENFIVDGEGALWAIDWELAMFGDPLYDLATHLYLMRYPEGQAHEVAEEWATTVEAVREGSSNGWRHDLKLLLDYKRAQSVFTDVIREALSLPAAPVAGRWRLDAAGRRLNGVLAEAAVSLGLDSVPEPGRIGKALERWCLTHGPGSGGGLSG, from the coding sequence ATGTCAGTCGAATCGGCTTCCGTCACCCGGCGCCGCGCGGTCGAGGCCGGCGGCGACGCGGGCGCGGTCTGGGGGCCGCTGCGGGGCTACCACCACGAGACTTATGTTTTTCCCCTCGCCGAGCGGGAGGAGCAGGGCCCGCCGGCGCAGTGGAAGTGCCGGGAGCCGCGCCCCGGACTGCTCTGGTTCGACCGCCGGTGCTTTGCCTCGGAGGAGGAACTGCTGACTGCCCTCAGCGGGCGGATCACCGGCATCCCGGACGTGCGCGAATTCGGCGGACTGCGCCTGCAGAGGTTCATCGAGGGCGAGACCCTCGGGCTGTACTGGAAGCCCGGGCAGCGACTTCCGGGCCATCAGACGCGACAGATTCTGGAACTTTTCCGGCAGACGGTCGCGGTGACTCCGGAGACTCTGCTCATCAAACGGCGATGTAAATCCGACGACCGGCCGGAGAACCGGGACACCGACGGATTCCTGGAGCGGCTCGTCAGCTTTGCCGAGGAGAGTGTCTACCGGAAGAATGCGCGAGAGTTCGAGGAACTCTTCGGAGAACTCGGCATCGACGGTGACGCCTTCAAAAAGCTCCGGAAACACGTGTCGGGCCTGCGGGAAAGACCCTTCTGCCTGCTCCATGCCGACCTGCATCGGGAGAATTTCATCGTCGACGGAGAAGGTGCCCTGTGGGCGATCGACTGGGAACTGGCGATGTTCGGCGATCCGCTGTACGACCTTGCCACGCACCTGTATCTGATGCGGTACCCGGAGGGTCAGGCACATGAGGTCGCGGAAGAGTGGGCCACGACCGTCGAAGCCGTTCGTGAGGGCAGTTCGAACGGCTGGCGGCACGATCTGAAGCTCCTTCTCGACTACAAGAGGGCCCAGTCCGTCTTCACCGATGTGATCCGGGAGGCCCTGTCGCTGCCTGCCGCACCGGTTGCCGGCCGGTGGCGGCTCGACGCGGCCGGACGCCGACTGAACGGCGTCCTGGCCGAGGCCGCGGTGTCGTTGGGGCTCGACTCGGTGCCGGAGCCCGGCCGTATCGGAAAGGCACTGGAGCGCTGGTGCCTCACGCACGGGCCGGGCAGCGGCGGGGGCCTTTCCGGCTGA
- a CDS encoding phosphotransferase encodes MTEAAAAGNVSSGHHNHNYVASATSGAATLLGCRAGTPVTVRVPREGALPVVIRTWFDEGQILDAIQRMPHVPRRLFAGEGFAVHSYVAGIPLSSVCGNDIRVDARLVGAVAGLLAGMVQVPEHMLPPLPDIWPRDHGDSRDFLRVLAWLADRQIRQPNRARFGTLFAALGIPEDALARLAERVPAMTRRPFSLLHADVHRDNLILSYNGEPPLICVDWELATYGDPLHDLATHLVRMRYPEQQWGEVVDAWAQAMTAVRPAAVEGLGQDLRHYVAFERAQSVYPDVMRAVQALSDPADEESLGAAKASVWRALASAEEPLRLGRVPDQGEIERILAAWMAARPFPGE; translated from the coding sequence GTGACGGAGGCCGCCGCGGCGGGAAACGTGAGCAGCGGGCATCACAACCACAACTACGTGGCTTCCGCGACCTCCGGCGCGGCGACCCTGCTCGGCTGCCGGGCGGGCACGCCGGTGACGGTGCGCGTCCCGCGCGAGGGAGCGCTGCCGGTGGTGATCAGGACCTGGTTCGACGAAGGACAGATCCTCGACGCCATTCAACGGATGCCGCACGTTCCGCGGCGGTTGTTCGCCGGCGAGGGCTTCGCCGTCCACAGCTACGTCGCGGGCATTCCCCTCTCCAGTGTGTGCGGCAACGACATCCGGGTCGACGCGCGGCTGGTCGGAGCTGTCGCCGGACTGCTCGCCGGGATGGTGCAGGTGCCGGAGCACATGCTGCCCCCGCTGCCGGACATCTGGCCGCGCGACCACGGGGACAGCCGGGACTTTCTGCGGGTGCTCGCGTGGCTGGCCGACCGGCAGATCCGGCAACCGAACCGGGCACGGTTCGGGACGTTGTTCGCTGCGCTCGGCATACCCGAGGACGCTCTGGCCCGGCTGGCGGAGCGAGTGCCCGCCATGACGCGCCGCCCCTTCAGCCTGCTGCACGCCGATGTCCACCGCGACAACCTGATCCTGTCCTACAACGGTGAACCGCCACTGATCTGCGTCGACTGGGAACTGGCCACCTACGGCGACCCCCTGCACGACCTCGCGACCCACCTCGTACGGATGAGGTACCCCGAACAGCAGTGGGGCGAGGTCGTCGACGCGTGGGCGCAGGCCATGACGGCGGTCCGTCCGGCCGCGGTGGAAGGGCTGGGCCAGGATCTGCGGCACTACGTCGCGTTCGAGCGGGCGCAGTCCGTCTATCCGGACGTGATGCGTGCCGTGCAGGCGCTGAGCGATCCGGCGGACGAGGAGAGCCTCGGCGCCGCGAAGGCCTCGGTGTGGCGGGCGTTGGCTTCGGCGGAGGAGCCGCTGCGGCTGGGGCGGGTGCCTGACCAGGGCGAGATCGAGCGGATCCTCGCCGCGTGGATGGCCGCCCGCCCCTTCCCCGGCGAGTGA
- a CDS encoding nitroreductase/quinone reductase family protein encodes MPDDTVNDFNRRIIEEFRANRGRVGGPFEGARLILLTTTGARSGAPRTTPVGYLPDGADTVLVIASAGGAPRHPAWYHNLLAHPEVTVESGAFTYRARAEALAGEERDRAFARAVEADPGWAAYQEKTRRVIPVVALREIPADGPPNINAGSIGEAIKVVHDAFRRELALIRTEMGATGAGAPLGAQLRVNCLTFCHGLHNHHTGEDIALFPFLSDRHPEAAPALARLREEHERIAELVEDLRRAIDDPDPTLARAEVERLTKELEAHLTYEEEQLLPLLETAG; translated from the coding sequence ATGCCCGACGACACCGTCAACGACTTCAACCGACGGATCATCGAAGAGTTCCGCGCCAACCGGGGCCGCGTCGGCGGCCCCTTCGAGGGCGCCCGGCTGATCCTGCTGACCACCACCGGCGCCCGTTCCGGCGCCCCGCGCACCACCCCCGTCGGCTACCTGCCCGACGGCGCCGACACCGTCCTGGTCATCGCCTCCGCGGGCGGCGCACCCAGACACCCCGCGTGGTACCACAACCTGCTCGCCCATCCCGAAGTGACCGTCGAGAGCGGCGCGTTCACGTACCGGGCGCGGGCCGAGGCGCTGGCGGGCGAGGAGCGCGACCGTGCGTTCGCGCGGGCCGTCGAGGCGGACCCGGGCTGGGCGGCGTACCAGGAGAAGACGCGCCGGGTGATACCCGTCGTGGCACTGCGGGAGATCCCGGCCGACGGGCCGCCGAACATCAACGCGGGCTCCATCGGAGAGGCGATCAAGGTCGTCCACGACGCGTTCCGGCGCGAACTCGCGCTGATCCGAACGGAAATGGGCGCGACCGGCGCCGGCGCCCCGCTCGGCGCGCAGTTGCGCGTCAACTGCCTCACCTTCTGCCACGGCCTGCACAACCACCACACCGGCGAGGACATCGCGCTGTTCCCGTTCCTGTCCGACCGGCATCCCGAGGCCGCCCCCGCGCTGGCACGGCTGCGCGAGGAGCACGAGCGCATCGCCGAACTGGTCGAGGACCTGCGCCGCGCGATCGACGACCCGGACCCGACCCTGGCCCGAGCCGAGGTGGAACGCCTGACGAAGGAACTGGAGGCACATCTGACGTACGAGGAGGAACAGTTGCTGCCTCTCCTGGAGACCGCCGGCTGA
- a CDS encoding HAD domain-containing protein → MLLFLDVDGTLLPFGAAAAYPAYETPFELTAEGADHPLLSRIDPTLGPRLLALNCEMVWATTWLDDANACVAPWLGLPALPVVDWPDAGERPGALHWKTRPLVAWAAGRPFVWVDDEITAADRAWVDAHHPERALLHRVDHRYGLTQADFGAVGEWLGG, encoded by the coding sequence ATGCTTCTCTTCCTGGATGTCGACGGGACGCTGCTGCCGTTCGGGGCGGCGGCCGCCTACCCGGCGTACGAGACGCCGTTCGAGCTGACCGCCGAGGGAGCCGACCACCCCCTGCTGAGCAGGATCGACCCGACGCTCGGCCCCCGGCTGCTCGCCCTGAACTGCGAGATGGTGTGGGCCACGACCTGGCTCGACGACGCGAACGCGTGCGTGGCGCCCTGGCTCGGGCTGCCCGCGCTGCCGGTGGTGGACTGGCCGGACGCGGGGGAGCGGCCGGGGGCGCTGCACTGGAAGACCCGGCCCCTCGTCGCCTGGGCGGCCGGCCGCCCCTTCGTATGGGTGGACGACGAGATCACCGCCGCCGACCGGGCCTGGGTGGACGCCCACCATCCCGAGCGGGCCCTGCTGCACCGGGTCGACCACCGGTACGGGCTCACCCAGGCGGACTTCGGGGCGGTGGGGGAGTGGCTCGGCGGCTGA
- a CDS encoding NAD(P)-dependent oxidoreductase, translated as MSTYTDQSAVTVLGLGPMGQALAAAFLDAGLRVAVWNRTPGRDGELVSRGAVGAGSAAEAVAASGLVVVCVVNYDASDDILRQDAVVDALKGRTVVNLSADTPERARETGEWAARHGVRYLDGAIMTPTTTIGTPDAVFLYSGSEELYREHRPALDALGGTRTHLGEDIGRAAAYDIALLDIFWTAMAGYAHALAMARAEGITARELAPFAQGIGAILPPLLAEFADDVDDGTYSGELNPITSTVSTMAHVIHTSEAHGIDAGVMRAAEGQARRAIGLGHAADGYLRVAELLGRR; from the coding sequence ATGTCCACGTACACGGACCAGTCTGCCGTCACCGTCCTCGGACTGGGCCCCATGGGCCAGGCCCTGGCCGCGGCCTTCCTGGACGCGGGTCTGCGCGTCGCCGTCTGGAACCGCACGCCGGGCCGGGACGGCGAACTCGTCTCCCGCGGCGCCGTCGGGGCGGGCTCGGCGGCGGAGGCGGTCGCCGCGAGCGGGCTGGTCGTGGTCTGCGTCGTGAACTACGACGCGTCGGACGACATCCTGCGCCAGGACGCCGTCGTCGACGCGCTCAAGGGACGTACCGTCGTCAATCTCAGCGCCGACACCCCGGAACGCGCGCGTGAGACGGGCGAGTGGGCGGCCCGGCACGGCGTTCGCTACCTGGACGGCGCGATCATGACGCCGACCACCACCATCGGCACGCCCGACGCCGTGTTCCTGTACAGCGGGTCGGAGGAGCTGTACCGCGAGCACCGTCCTGCGCTGGACGCCCTCGGCGGGACCCGGACCCACCTCGGCGAGGACATCGGCCGCGCCGCGGCGTACGACATCGCGCTGCTCGACATCTTCTGGACCGCGATGGCGGGCTACGCGCACGCCCTGGCGATGGCTCGGGCGGAGGGCATCACCGCGCGTGAGCTGGCACCCTTCGCGCAGGGCATCGGCGCGATCCTGCCGCCGCTGTTGGCGGAGTTCGCGGACGACGTCGACGACGGCACGTACTCCGGCGAACTCAACCCGATCACCTCCACGGTGTCCACGATGGCGCACGTCATCCACACCTCCGAGGCGCACGGCATCGACGCGGGCGTGATGCGCGCGGCCGAGGGGCAGGCCCGCCGGGCCATCGGACTGGGCCACGCGGCGGACGGCTACCTGCGGGTCGCGGAGCTGCTCGGCCGCCGCTGA
- a CDS encoding aminoglycoside phosphotransferase family protein, whose amino-acid sequence MTLHENEIPADETLVRSLLKAQRPRWADLPLSPAGAGTDNTMYRLGDDLLVRLPRTADTGRAVRKEQEWLPRLAPRLTCRVPEPVHAGTPTAAFPHAWSVHRWIDGAEAGPDTVRDWAAFGTDLAAFVRELHHVDLMGATRADALSWYRGGTLGPCDEWVGKALADCRSTVGPALDVDTLERLWRDALTLPEPAGTHVWLHGDLKPTNLLVRDGRLHAVIDFGALSLGFPDAEHAALWDLPPLAREAYRDAMNLDDTTWLRARAWAIAVGVSGISCYWHTFPAFVAECRARLRAILTDAAGR is encoded by the coding sequence GTGACGCTCCACGAGAACGAGATCCCCGCCGACGAGACGCTCGTCCGGTCCCTGCTGAAGGCACAGCGCCCGCGGTGGGCCGACCTGCCCTTGTCACCCGCGGGCGCGGGCACGGACAACACCATGTACCGGCTGGGCGACGACCTGCTGGTACGGCTCCCGCGGACCGCCGACACCGGACGGGCCGTACGCAAGGAGCAGGAGTGGCTTCCGCGTCTGGCACCCCGGCTGACCTGCCGGGTTCCCGAGCCCGTCCACGCCGGGACGCCCACCGCGGCCTTCCCGCACGCCTGGTCCGTCCACCGCTGGATCGACGGCGCCGAGGCCGGCCCGGACACCGTCCGGGACTGGGCCGCCTTCGGTACCGATCTCGCGGCGTTCGTGCGGGAACTCCACCACGTCGACCTCATGGGAGCGACCCGGGCAGATGCGCTCAGCTGGTACCGGGGAGGCACCCTGGGCCCGTGCGACGAGTGGGTCGGCAAGGCTCTCGCGGACTGCCGGTCCACCGTCGGACCCGCCCTCGACGTCGACACCCTGGAACGGCTGTGGCGCGATGCGCTCACACTGCCCGAACCCGCCGGAACCCACGTATGGCTCCACGGCGACCTCAAGCCGACCAACCTCCTGGTACGGGACGGCCGGCTGCACGCGGTCATCGACTTCGGCGCGCTCTCGCTCGGTTTCCCCGACGCCGAGCACGCCGCGCTCTGGGACCTGCCGCCCCTGGCCCGTGAGGCCTACCGGGACGCCATGAACCTCGACGACACGACCTGGCTCCGCGCCCGCGCCTGGGCCATCGCGGTGGGCGTCAGCGGGATCTCCTGCTACTGGCACACCTTCCCCGCGTTCGTCGCCGAGTGCCGCGCACGACTCCGGGCGATCCTCACGGATGCCGCGGGGCGGTGA
- a CDS encoding helix-turn-helix domain-containing protein — translation MATLNVGNLGEYLREQRRNAQLSLRQLADAAGVSNPYLSQIERGLRKPSAEVLQQVAKALRISAETLYVRAGILDAERDRDEVETRAVILADPTLNERQKQVLLQVYESFRKENGFESGPVHRDHGDGAQGDSVPDDGVRDDEADDGEIQGGTAGEAGTAERGPRTADGSEADPRRRSTG, via the coding sequence ATGGCAACGCTCAACGTCGGCAATCTCGGTGAGTATCTGCGCGAGCAGCGGCGCAACGCGCAGCTGTCGCTCAGGCAGCTCGCCGACGCCGCCGGGGTGTCCAATCCGTACCTGAGTCAGATCGAGCGCGGGCTGCGCAAGCCGAGCGCGGAGGTGCTCCAGCAGGTCGCCAAGGCGCTGCGGATCTCCGCCGAGACGCTGTACGTGCGAGCCGGCATCCTCGACGCCGAACGGGACCGGGACGAGGTGGAGACGCGCGCCGTCATCCTCGCCGACCCCACGCTGAACGAGCGGCAGAAGCAGGTGCTGCTCCAGGTGTACGAGTCGTTCCGCAAGGAGAACGGCTTCGAGAGCGGTCCGGTCCACAGGGATCACGGAGACGGCGCCCAGGGCGACTCCGTCCCGGACGACGGCGTCCGGGACGACGAGGCCGACGACGGCGAGATCCAGGGCGGGACGGCCGGGGAGGCCGGCACCGCCGAACGCGGCCCCCGCACGGCCGACGGCAGCGAAGCCGACCCGCGGCGGCGGTCGACCGGCTGA
- a CDS encoding DUF2516 family protein, translated as MQGFAGLMWLLSMALILFSGFALIDAATRREDAYRAADKQSKPFWLIILGLAFVVNLIFNILSFLPIIGLIATIVYMVDVRPALRGLPGGGRSRRGSSSDGPYGPYNGGR; from the coding sequence ATGCAGGGGTTCGCGGGGCTCATGTGGTTGCTGAGCATGGCCCTGATCCTTTTCAGCGGCTTCGCGCTGATCGACGCGGCCACGCGCCGGGAGGACGCCTACCGCGCGGCGGACAAGCAGTCCAAGCCGTTCTGGCTGATCATCCTCGGGCTCGCCTTCGTGGTGAACCTGATCTTCAACATCCTGTCGTTCCTGCCGATCATCGGGCTCATCGCCACCATCGTGTACATGGTCGACGTACGACCTGCCCTGCGCGGTCTGCCGGGCGGCGGCCGCAGCCGCCGCGGCTCCAGCAGCGACGGCCCGTACGGCCCGTACAACGGCGGCCGCTGA